Below is a window of Allomuricauda ruestringensis DSM 13258 DNA.
GCAACGAGCTTGGTATTGTTTTTGGGAAATACATCCTGACGATTGTCAATAATTACAAAATCGTTTCCCGTTCCTTGATATTTAAAAAACTGAAGTTCCATACGTATCTACAAAGGAACAAATATATGGGATTCTTTAAGGTTTTTTTTGTAGTTAAAACAGCGTTAAACCGACCTAATCAAAAATTGAATTATTTTAATTTTGTTTGGAGCTTAATGTTAAATAATTATTGAATTATGAAGAAAATAGCGAGTTTATTCCTAGTATCCGTATTTGCAGGTGCAATTACACTGGGGGCTTACAAATTATTTTTTGAGAAAGAAAGCTATAAATGGGTCACTTCGGAACAAGAAACACCATTTGTGACCACCAGCAATTTGAACACTTCGGCCAAAGGTGCTGGAATTAATGAAGCTGATTTTACGTTGGCGGCCGAGAAAACGGTCAATTCGGTGGTACACGTAAAAAATCTCACCATTAGTAAAGGACCATCCAGTATAGCAGATTTCTTTTACGGTTTTGAACGCCAACAAACCCCGCAAGTGGGAACTGGTTCAGGAGTTATTATTTCTCCTGATGGATATATCGTTACCAACAATCACGTTATTGCCAATTCCAGCCAATTGGAGGTAACCTTGAACAATAATAAATCGTACGAAGCTGAGGTTATTGGTACCGACGCCGATTCCGATATTGCTCTTTTAAAGATTGATGCCGAAGATGCACTACCTTATTTGGCCTTTGGTGATTCCGACAATACAAAAATTGGTGAATGGGTACTTGCCGTTGGCAATCCTTTTAACCTTACTTCCACAGTAACCGCTGGTATTGTGAGTGCCAAAGCAAGGTCTCTTTCGCCTACCAGAACACAATCTTTTATACAAACCGATGCTGCCGTAAACCCAGGGAACAGTGGTGGTGCCTTGGTGAATACGAATGGCGACCTTATCGGCATCAATACGGCCATCACGTCACAGACCGGTTCTTATGTGGGCTATGCCTTTGCCGTACCTAGCAATATTGCCAAAAAAGTGGTGGAGGACATTATGGAATTTGGCAACGTGCAAAAAGGGCTTTTGGGCATTTCTGCTGCCAATACCAAATCAAAAGCAGCTATTGAGATGGGTCTGGACCAACTGGAGGGTGTTTACATTGCTGGTATTGAAGAAGAATCCGGAGCCGATGATGCCGGTTTAATGGAAGGTGATGTCATCAAAAAAATAGACAACATCGATATTCAGCGATTCTCCGAGCTTACTGGTTATCTTTCTGCGAAAAGACCTGGTGATATTGTGGAATTGACCTTGGACCGGGATGGAAAAAGCCTTGTTAAAAATGTTACCCTTAAAAAGCAGAACAGTGTTATTCTTCCCACAACTTCTTTTAGAGTGAAAAACCTGTCCAAAGAAGACATTAAAAAGTTTGGAGTGTCCAAAGGCGTAAAAATTACCGATGTTCCCCAAGGCTACGGAAGATACGACCTAAAAAACAAAGTAATTATTGAAGTTGATGGAAATAAAATAAACGATATCAACGATGCCAAAAAGTATTTCGGGGAAATTTCCAGATACGGCAGAACCAGCTTCACCATGATCAATGAAAATGGTGAAAAGGAACACATGATACTTCAGTAAAAGTGCTGAAAAAACACTTGAAAGCGTCTTTAAACAAGGCGCTTTTTTTATACCCAATATGTTTTACGAAAACGTTTGAAATATATAATTTAGCCGAAAATAATAAACTTCACAACCGCAACCATTTTCCATGAGTAACATTTCATCTTACGAAAAAGAACTTGCTTTTCAGGCAGATAGACGAAAAGCAACCACCGAATTCATAAAAATAATCAGCGACCTTTGGTACGACAAGGCCATTGAGGTGGTTTTGTTCAAAAATCAGATTATAGACAAAAATGTAAGCGACATTATAAACTTGCATGAGTATGCGGGCGAATTTGTTCAAAAACCCATGTCCATTTTTGACTCTGTCGAAATACTGAGGGCAATAAACGACATCAACCTCCCTCCTGCCAAACTGGACATAGGAAAATTGACCTATGAGTACCATTCCAACCAAAGTGCCCACCTTAACGTAAAGGCTTTTGTTATTGACAAGCTAAAGGATGCACAATCTTCCAAGGCCATTAAACCCAAAGATGTCGTGCTTTATGGTTTTGGACGCATTGGCCGTTTGGTGGCGCGAGAGCTTATGGCAAAAACCGGTCGTGGTAGCCAGCTAAGGTTACGCGCCGTTGTTATTCGGGGTGAGTTGAACAAAGAAGTCCTTGAAAAAAGAGCAGCGCTTCTTAAAACAGATTCGGTACACGGCCCTTTTACTGGTACTGTGGATGTTGACGAAGAAAAACAGGCACTTGTTATTAATGGAACCACGGTGAATTTCATAAGCGCAAATCAACCTGAGGATATTGATTACACCAAATATGGAATCTACAATGCCCTGATTATCGACAATACCGGAGCTTTTAGGGACAACAAGGAACTATCCAGACACCTAAAATCCAAAGGGGCCAGCAAAGTATTGCTTACCGCGCCCGGTAAAGAAGTGCCCAACATTGTACACGGGGTTAACCACACCGACTTTGACCCCGATAAAACCAAGATTTATTCAGCCGCATCGTGCACCACAAATGCCATCACCCCAATTTTAAAAGTGATTGAAGATTCCTTGGGGATTAAAAAAGGGCATTTGGAAACTATCCATGCCTATACAAACGACCAAAATTTGGTGGACAACATGCACAAAAAGTATCGCCGCGGTCGTGCTGCTGCCCTCAACATGGTGATTACCGAAACAGGGGCCGGTTCTGCCGTTGCCAAGGCACTCCCGTCATTAAAGGGAAAACTGACCTCAAACGCAATCAGGGTTCCAGTTCCCAATGGTTCATTGGCCATTCTTAATCTGGAAGTAAAGAACAAGACATCCAAAGAAAGTATTGATACCATCATAAAAAAATACGCGCTGGAAGGTGACTTGGTGGAACAAATCAAATATGCATTGAGCAATGAATTGGTTTCTACGGATATTGTAGGCACCACAGCACCATCTATTTACGATAGCAAGGCCACTATTGTGTCTCCTGGAGGCAAAAATGTGGTACTATATATTTGGTACGATAATGAGTACGGGTATTCGCACCAAGTGATACGATTGGCAAAATATATCGCAAAAGTTCGGCGTTATACGTATTATTAGTGGTGCAATTTGTTCAAAGAACCTGTTTTCTTTTTTTGAAATTGGGTATATTGATGTAATTTCGCCCCACCCTTAATCTAAATTTAATACGAGAACCTTATTGAACATGAAGCATTTACGCATTTTATTTGCCTTAGCCTTACTTATCCCTACCTTCTTAATCCATGCCCAAGAAGATGAGTCCGCCAATGAAGAGGATAATACCCTTAGGGGACAATTTGAAGAATTGGAAAGAAAATCCGGGAACTATCGAGCCAATGGCATTCGATATGAGGTCATTAAGCTGTCAGACCTCTATGAGACAAAAAACAACATCTTTGATTCCATTGAAACCGCGAATAAAACCATCAAGGATCTATCCGCTACCATTACGGCCAATGACGCAGAAATAGAAGACTTGAACAATAAACTGCAAGAGACCACCAATAAGCTAAATGCCGTTACCGAAGAAAAAGACAGTATTTCGTTCTTTGGTGCCATGGTCAGTAAAGGAACCTACAACTTTATATTATGGTCCATCATATTTGGGTTATTACTACTCTTGTTGTTTTTTATTTACAGGTTTAGAAACAGTAATTTCTTGACGCAACAAGCCAAATCAGCGCTTGCCGATTTGGAAGAGGAATACCAGAACCACAGGCGACGTGCTCTGGAGCGCGAGCAGAAAATCAGTCGCCAACTACAGGACGAACTGAACAAGCAGAAAAAATAAGAATCAGAGATTGTTTAAATTGTTAATAGGCGTCAACCTGTCCCGATAGTTAAATTCCAAGTCCTCCCTTAATTCCTCGAAAGGAGGGAAACCTCTCCCCTTTTGGGGAGACCGGAGAGGGGACCATCCATAAAATTTATAGAAACTAAAGTAACTGCAATGAATCCAGAAGAATATCGGGACAGAATGACGTTCTTTACTTTTAAAACAACCTCTTTCTTTTTATATCAGAGTTGTTAGCAGCTTTCATTACTTTTGCTGCGAATTAATTGCAAGCAACAATGTCCATGCGGATTGACATTATAACAGTACTTCCCGAACTTTTAAAAAGTCCTTTTGAAGCCTCTATTTTAAAAAGAGCAATAGAGAAAGGATTGGTCGAGGTACATCTACATAATTTAAGGGACTATTCCATTGGAAACTACAAACAAGTGGACGACTACCAGTTTGGAGGAGGCGCAGGTATGGTAATGATGGTGGAACCCATTGACAAATGCATTTCTAAACTCAAAGCGGAACGGGAGTACGATGAAGTTATTTATATGACCCCAGATGGCAGGACCCTCAACCAAGGAATGGCCAATGAGATTTCCATGAAAAAGAACATTATTGTGCTTTGTGGCCATTATAAAGGTGTGGACCAACGGGTAAGGGATATGTTTGTGACCAGAGAGATTTCCATTGGTGATTATGTATTGTCCGGAGGTGAATTGGCAGCTGCCATATTATGTGATTCGGTGATTCGGTTGTTACCGGGCGTGCTGAATGATGAAACCTCTGCCCTAACGGATACATTTCAGGATAATTTATTGGCTCCGCCCGTGTATACCCGTCCTTCAGAATATAAAGGAATGGAAGTGCCGAAAATTTTGCTAAGCGGTAACTTTCCGGAAATTGAAAAATGGCGGGAACAACAAGCTTTGGAACGTACCCAGCAGAGAAGACCAGATCTTCTAGAAGAATAAAGCGAAACAAAATTCAAAAACGCAAAAAACCACTTGCTATTTCTAAATATTGCATTACTTTTGCAATCTCAAAATCAACCTCTGACGAAATCCGTGAAAGTTGGTCTTGAAAAAACATTTAAAAAAATACAAATGGAATCCTTAATAAAATTTGTTGAAGACGAATTTGTTCCAAAAAAAGAATTTCCAAAATTTTCAGCTGGTGATACCATCACTGTTTATTACGAAATCAAAGAAGGTGAAAAAACACGTACCCAGTTCTTTAAAGGTGTAGTGATACAGCGTAGAGGAAGCGGTGCAACAGAAACTTTTACCATTCGCAAAATGTCAGGTACTGTAGGCGTGGAAAGAATTTTCCCAGTAAACATGCCAGCTTTGCAAAGAGTTGAAGTAAACAAAAAAGGTAAAGTACGTAGATCTAGAATCTTCTACTTTAGAGGTCTTACCGGTAAAAAGGCCCGTATTAAAGAAGTTAAGGGATAACCAACATCCCAAACAACAAGAAAAAGCACCCGTTTATGGGTGCTTTTTTTATGAACAATTGTTAATAACCTCGGTTCATATCATGTTGATTATTAATGCTTTGAAAAGTTGCTAAATTTAATTTTACGCTCTAATTTAGTTGAAGATATGATGGTGATATCATCACGGTTATATCAAATTTTAAAGTTGACGTTCTTTAAAACTGTGGATTCCCTTTTAATTGGTAACACTACTGATCACAAAAGGAATTTCGATTTGGGAAGTGCTTTGGCAAAACCCGATGAGAAATAATAAATTTTATGTGCGAATGGAAGAGCAATTTTTCATTTTGATAAAATTTAGGAATACAACAGCACGCTTTGCAAAATGTAATTTAGTTGAAAAATTAAAAACATAGCAGCGTATAAACGTCGAAAGGGCGAAAGATGTAATCTAATAGATTGCAGTTTTGGTACCACCAAACAAATCTTGAGTCCTATCTGAAAGCCATATCTTTTGTAAAAAAAATGATATGGCTTTTGTTTTTTTCACAAATTCTTATCAAAAGCACACACTTTTAGCCACTTCCATTCGTGCTTCACCGTCCATAAATCGTATATTTGCAACCGCTCAAACAAATACATATAAATGGCTAAACTTTATTATACCAAAACAGACGAGGCTCCTGCCTTAGCAACATTATCCTTCTTACCCATTGTAAAATCTTTTACCGAAACCGCCAATATTACCGTAGAGACCAAGGACATTTCTTTGGCTGGTAGAATTGCTTCCGTGTTTCCAGAATTGTTGAACGAGGAACAACAAGTTCCAGATGATTTGTCCATTTTGGGCGAATTGGCCAAAACTCCAGAGGCCAACATCATAAAACTTCCCAACATCAGTGCTTCCATCCCGCAGCTAAAAGAAGCCATTGAGGAACTACAGAAAAAAGGGTACAACCTTCCCAATTACCCAGATGAGCCAAAAACAGACGAAGAAAAAGTCATTAAGGCCAAATACGACAAAATCAAGGGAAGTGCAGTAAACCCGGTACTTCGCGAGGGCAACTCGGACAGGCGTGCCCCAAAGGCCGTTAAAAACTATGCCAAAGCACATCCGCACACCATGGGAGAATGGTCTTCGGACTCCAAAACCCACGTGGCCACCATGTCACATGGAGATTTTAAGGCCAACGAAAAGTCATTGACCATGGCCAATGCGGACGAAGTTCGTATTGAATTAGTGGACACACACGGAAACTCAACCGTACTTAAAGATAAACTTTCCCTGTTGCAAGGTGAGGTTATCGATGCCACGGTAATGAGCAAAAAAGCCTTGGTCGATTTCTTGACCAAGGAAATAGCCGATGCCAGAGAAAAAAATATTTTGCTTTCATTGCACTTTAAGGCTACCATGATGAAAGTTTCCGACCCCATTATTTTTGGCCATGCTTTGGAAGTATATTTCTCTGAATTGTTCAAAACCTACGGGGATACTTTTGAGAAATTGGGAATAAACCCAAACAATGGGCTAGAAACATTGTTGGATAAAATCGGGGAACTGCCCGAAAATCAGCACAAAGAAATTGAAGATGCCATCAAATCCAGTATAGAAAACGGACCTGATTTGGCCATGGTAAATTCCGACAAAGGCATTACCAACCTTCACGTACCAAGCGATGTAATTATTGATGCCTCCATGCCTGCCATGATCAGAAACTCTGGTAAAATGTGGGACAAAAACGGAAAGCTTCAAGATACCAAGGCCATTATTCCAGACAGTAGTTACTCTGGAGTTTATCAGGCCACTATCGATTTTTGTAAAGAACATGGTGCTTTCGACCCTAAAACTATGGGAACCGTTCCCAATGTAGGTTTAATGGCCCAAAAAGCAGAGGAATACGGTTCCCACGACAAAACTTTCGAAATTGAAAAAGCCGGAACCGTAAAAGTAGTTAACAGTTCTGGTGAAACATTGATCGAGCATGCCGTGGAAGAAGGCGATATTTGGAGAATGTGCCAAGTAAAGGATGCTCCTGTTCAGGATTGGGTAAAATTGGCCGTTTCCCGTGCCAGGGCTACCAATCTGCCTGCAATTTTCTGGTTGGATGAAAACAGGGCACACGATGCCGAATTGATCAAAAAAGTAAACCTTTACCTAAAGGATCACGATACAAATGGATTGGATATTAGAATCCTTTCCCCTATCGAAGCTACCAAGTTCACCTTGAAGCGCATGAAGGAAGGAAAAGATACCATCTCCGTTTCGGGTAATGTGTTGAGGGATTATTTAACGGACCTCTTCCCTATTTTGGAAGTCGGGACAAGTGCAAAAATGTTATCCATTGTTCCATTGATGAACGGCGGTGGATTGTTCGAGACCGGTGCTGGGGGTTCCGCTCCAAAACACGTAGAGCAATTCTTGGAAGAAGGCCACCTTAGATGGGATTCCCTTGGTGAATTCTTGGCACTAGCTGTTTCTTTGGAATTCTTTGGAGAAAAAAACAACAACACAAAAGCCCAAGTTTTAGCTGATGCTTTGGACAAGGCAACTGAAGAATTCTTGAACCAGGATAGATCACCATCCAGAAAAGTAAACGAA
It encodes the following:
- a CDS encoding S1C family serine protease; translated protein: MKKIASLFLVSVFAGAITLGAYKLFFEKESYKWVTSEQETPFVTTSNLNTSAKGAGINEADFTLAAEKTVNSVVHVKNLTISKGPSSIADFFYGFERQQTPQVGTGSGVIISPDGYIVTNNHVIANSSQLEVTLNNNKSYEAEVIGTDADSDIALLKIDAEDALPYLAFGDSDNTKIGEWVLAVGNPFNLTSTVTAGIVSAKARSLSPTRTQSFIQTDAAVNPGNSGGALVNTNGDLIGINTAITSQTGSYVGYAFAVPSNIAKKVVEDIMEFGNVQKGLLGISAANTKSKAAIEMGLDQLEGVYIAGIEEESGADDAGLMEGDVIKKIDNIDIQRFSELTGYLSAKRPGDIVELTLDRDGKSLVKNVTLKKQNSVILPTTSFRVKNLSKEDIKKFGVSKGVKITDVPQGYGRYDLKNKVIIEVDGNKINDINDAKKYFGEISRYGRTSFTMINENGEKEHMILQ
- a CDS encoding glyceraldehyde-3-phosphate dehydrogenase, whose protein sequence is MSNISSYEKELAFQADRRKATTEFIKIISDLWYDKAIEVVLFKNQIIDKNVSDIINLHEYAGEFVQKPMSIFDSVEILRAINDINLPPAKLDIGKLTYEYHSNQSAHLNVKAFVIDKLKDAQSSKAIKPKDVVLYGFGRIGRLVARELMAKTGRGSQLRLRAVVIRGELNKEVLEKRAALLKTDSVHGPFTGTVDVDEEKQALVINGTTVNFISANQPEDIDYTKYGIYNALIIDNTGAFRDNKELSRHLKSKGASKVLLTAPGKEVPNIVHGVNHTDFDPDKTKIYSAASCTTNAITPILKVIEDSLGIKKGHLETIHAYTNDQNLVDNMHKKYRRGRAAALNMVITETGAGSAVAKALPSLKGKLTSNAIRVPVPNGSLAILNLEVKNKTSKESIDTIIKKYALEGDLVEQIKYALSNELVSTDIVGTTAPSIYDSKATIVSPGGKNVVLYIWYDNEYGYSHQVIRLAKYIAKVRRYTYY
- the trmD gene encoding tRNA (guanosine(37)-N1)-methyltransferase TrmD, coding for MRIDIITVLPELLKSPFEASILKRAIEKGLVEVHLHNLRDYSIGNYKQVDDYQFGGGAGMVMMVEPIDKCISKLKAEREYDEVIYMTPDGRTLNQGMANEISMKKNIIVLCGHYKGVDQRVRDMFVTREISIGDYVLSGGELAAAILCDSVIRLLPGVLNDETSALTDTFQDNLLAPPVYTRPSEYKGMEVPKILLSGNFPEIEKWREQQALERTQQRRPDLLEE
- the rplS gene encoding 50S ribosomal protein L19, which translates into the protein MESLIKFVEDEFVPKKEFPKFSAGDTITVYYEIKEGEKTRTQFFKGVVIQRRGSGATETFTIRKMSGTVGVERIFPVNMPALQRVEVNKKGKVRRSRIFYFRGLTGKKARIKEVKG
- a CDS encoding NADP-dependent isocitrate dehydrogenase, encoding MAKLYYTKTDEAPALATLSFLPIVKSFTETANITVETKDISLAGRIASVFPELLNEEQQVPDDLSILGELAKTPEANIIKLPNISASIPQLKEAIEELQKKGYNLPNYPDEPKTDEEKVIKAKYDKIKGSAVNPVLREGNSDRRAPKAVKNYAKAHPHTMGEWSSDSKTHVATMSHGDFKANEKSLTMANADEVRIELVDTHGNSTVLKDKLSLLQGEVIDATVMSKKALVDFLTKEIADAREKNILLSLHFKATMMKVSDPIIFGHALEVYFSELFKTYGDTFEKLGINPNNGLETLLDKIGELPENQHKEIEDAIKSSIENGPDLAMVNSDKGITNLHVPSDVIIDASMPAMIRNSGKMWDKNGKLQDTKAIIPDSSYSGVYQATIDFCKEHGAFDPKTMGTVPNVGLMAQKAEEYGSHDKTFEIEKAGTVKVVNSSGETLIEHAVEEGDIWRMCQVKDAPVQDWVKLAVSRARATNLPAIFWLDENRAHDAELIKKVNLYLKDHDTNGLDIRILSPIEATKFTLKRMKEGKDTISVSGNVLRDYLTDLFPILEVGTSAKMLSIVPLMNGGGLFETGAGGSAPKHVEQFLEEGHLRWDSLGEFLALAVSLEFFGEKNNNTKAQVLADALDKATEEFLNQDRSPSRKVNELDTRGSHFYLALYWAGELAKQDKDEELKAVFSKVYDAMSSNEEKITQELIDAQGSPVDIGGYYLPNPEMASKAMRPSETLNEILTAIG